In Streptomyces thermolilacinus SPC6, a single genomic region encodes these proteins:
- a CDS encoding sulfite exporter TauE/SafE family protein, with protein sequence MTVLVLALAAGAVVGLALGALGGGGGVLAVPALVYLLGFAPVEAATASLVIVAVTSATALYGHARDGQVRWTAGLLFAAAGAGPAALTASLAADVPRPVLTAAFAAVAVLAALRMLRPVPEEGDGDGGRTGSGAHRTRPLRAVGAGAGVGALTGFLGVGGGFLAVPALVALTRLRMRAAVATGLLVVTVNALAALTARAGTAAPVDWAVVAPFTGAAVLAAWDGRRLAARVPAALLRRILGYGLLAVAALMAADTTARLL encoded by the coding sequence GTGACCGTACTCGTCCTGGCCCTCGCCGCCGGCGCCGTCGTCGGACTGGCGCTGGGGGCGCTCGGCGGGGGCGGCGGCGTGCTCGCCGTCCCCGCGCTGGTCTATCTGCTCGGCTTCGCCCCGGTCGAGGCCGCCACCGCGAGTCTGGTCATCGTCGCCGTCACTTCGGCCACGGCCCTGTACGGCCACGCCCGCGACGGGCAGGTGCGCTGGACGGCCGGGCTGCTGTTCGCGGCGGCCGGCGCGGGGCCCGCCGCGCTCACCGCGTCCCTGGCGGCCGACGTGCCCCGACCCGTTTTGACGGCGGCGTTCGCGGCCGTCGCCGTCCTCGCCGCCCTCCGCATGCTCCGCCCGGTGCCCGAGGAGGGCGACGGCGACGGCGGGCGCACCGGGTCCGGCGCGCACCGTACGCGGCCGTTGCGGGCCGTCGGGGCCGGGGCCGGGGTGGGGGCGCTGACCGGGTTCCTGGGCGTCGGCGGCGGTTTCCTCGCCGTACCCGCCCTCGTCGCCCTGACCCGTCTGCGCATGCGTGCGGCGGTGGCGACCGGCCTGCTCGTCGTCACCGTCAACGCGCTCGCCGCGCTCACCGCACGCGCGGGAACCGCCGCCCCCGTGGACTGGGCGGTAGTCGCCCCGTTCACCGGCGCGGCGGTGCTCGCCGCCTGGGACGGGCGGCGTCTCGCGGCCAGGGTCCCGGCCGCACTGCTCCGCCGGATCCTCGGGTACGGGCTGCTGGCCGTCGCCGCGCTGATGGCCGCCGACACGACGGCCCGGCTCCTGTGA
- a CDS encoding universal stress protein, whose product MTRAITAGVDGSPESLAAAGWAAREAALRGLPLRLVHAWLWQPLDVPIAQDREAEARRAQALLDEAEAEVRRLHPDVLVTTRLVSDTPVPALLEAAESAEMLVLGSRGHGALLGFLLGSYGQQVIAASARPVVAVRARRDDETGAAGARAGEIVVGQQGGREESEAVLGFAFEEAAARGVGVRAVRAWSLPSLYAYSPGSLALADEAGGLEPFERKALADALAPWRERYPDVPVTEHVELGSGGQVLLSVATGAGLVVVGRRVGNAPFGPRIGSVAHAVLHHAPGPVAVVPHE is encoded by the coding sequence ATGACCCGAGCGATCACGGCGGGAGTGGACGGCTCCCCCGAGAGCCTCGCCGCGGCCGGCTGGGCGGCGCGCGAGGCCGCGCTGCGCGGGCTCCCCCTGCGGCTGGTCCACGCCTGGCTGTGGCAGCCCCTCGACGTGCCGATCGCGCAGGACAGGGAGGCGGAGGCGCGGCGCGCGCAGGCCCTCCTCGACGAGGCGGAGGCCGAGGTGCGCCGGCTCCACCCGGACGTGCTGGTGACCACCCGGCTCGTCTCGGACACGCCGGTGCCTGCGCTGCTGGAGGCGGCCGAGTCCGCCGAGATGCTGGTGCTCGGTTCGCGCGGGCACGGGGCGCTCCTCGGGTTCCTGCTCGGCTCCTACGGGCAGCAGGTGATCGCCGCCTCGGCGCGCCCGGTGGTGGCGGTGCGGGCCCGGCGGGACGACGAGACCGGCGCGGCGGGCGCCCGGGCGGGCGAGATCGTGGTCGGGCAGCAGGGCGGGCGCGAGGAGAGCGAGGCGGTGCTCGGCTTCGCGTTCGAGGAGGCGGCGGCCCGGGGTGTCGGGGTGCGCGCCGTACGGGCGTGGAGCCTGCCGTCGCTGTACGCGTACAGCCCCGGGTCGCTGGCGCTGGCCGACGAGGCGGGCGGCCTGGAGCCGTTCGAGCGCAAGGCGCTGGCCGACGCGCTGGCGCCGTGGCGCGAGCGGTACCCGGACGTGCCGGTGACGGAGCACGTCGAGCTGGGCAGCGGCGGTCAGGTGCTGCTGTCGGTCGCCACGGGCGCCGGGCTCGTCGTGGTCGGCCGCCGGGTGGGGAACGCCCCGTTCGGGCCGCGGATCGGGTCGGTGGCGCACGCGGTGCTGCACCACGCGCCCGGCCCGGTGGCGGTCGTCCCGCACGAGTGA
- a CDS encoding DUF1876 domain-containing protein, which yields MTRTLEWKINMDLLEDEGSTEARAVLDTGKSKITGHGSARRNPEDEDVPLIGDELAASRAMSDLARQLMRLAYKDIGEAGAGMADEEEREAPYGWSAPAR from the coding sequence ATGACCCGGACGCTGGAGTGGAAGATCAACATGGACCTGCTGGAGGACGAGGGCAGCACCGAGGCGCGTGCCGTCCTCGACACCGGCAAGTCGAAGATCACCGGCCATGGCTCCGCCCGGCGCAACCCGGAGGACGAGGACGTCCCGCTGATCGGCGACGAGCTGGCCGCCAGCCGCGCGATGAGCGATCTGGCCCGGCAGTTGATGCGCCTGGCGTACAAGGACATCGGCGAGGCGGGAGCCGGGATGGCCGACGAGGAGGAACGGGAGGCGCCGTACGGCTGGTCGGCCCCGGCCCGCTGA
- a CDS encoding CBS domain-containing protein has translation MRHRSVADLMTPEAVAVQPGTSFKEIARLLDEYGITAVPVVDEDERPVGVVSEADLLRRRTSGAQGPSTAEGLMSSPAVVARPEWSAVEAARVMERQHIKRLPVVDATGRLIGVLSRSDLIQLFLRRDRAIQEEILEDVVTRTLGLPPSAVTVDVNDGTVTLSGTLERRSLVPILVRLCETVDGVVAVDDRLAYESDDTETGALAT, from the coding sequence ATGAGGCACCGCAGCGTGGCCGATCTGATGACGCCGGAGGCCGTGGCCGTGCAGCCCGGCACCTCCTTCAAGGAGATCGCGCGGCTGCTGGACGAGTACGGGATCACCGCCGTTCCCGTGGTGGACGAGGACGAGCGGCCGGTCGGGGTCGTCTCGGAGGCCGACCTGCTGCGCCGGCGCACCTCGGGGGCCCAGGGCCCCAGTACGGCGGAGGGGCTGATGTCCAGCCCGGCCGTGGTGGCGCGCCCGGAGTGGAGCGCCGTCGAGGCGGCCCGGGTGATGGAGCGGCAGCACATCAAGCGGCTGCCCGTGGTGGACGCCACGGGGCGGCTCATCGGGGTGCTCAGCCGCAGTGACCTGATCCAGCTGTTCCTGCGGCGGGACCGGGCGATCCAGGAGGAGATCCTGGAGGACGTGGTGACCCGCACGCTGGGGCTGCCGCCGTCCGCCGTGACCGTGGACGTCAACGACGGGACGGTCACGCTCAGCGGCACCCTGGAGCGCAGGAGCCTCGTCCCGATCCTGGTGCGGCTGTGCGAGACGGTGGACGGTGTCGTGGCGGTGGACGACCGGCTCGCGTACGAGAGCGACGACACGGAGACGGGGGCGCTGGCCACCTGA
- a CDS encoding cyclic nucleotide-binding domain-containing protein, whose amino-acid sequence MTRAPRINALPAPHRERLMALSREVAFEPGHRLFDERQSADQFWIIRTGAVNLDSRLPGSPRPAVIEMLGHGELVGLSWMFPPYEWELGAEAMSLVRAHEFDAAAVRALCEAETAFGYALTQWVGQVLSHRLQATRVRLLDMYAPHGSGVVL is encoded by the coding sequence ATGACCAGAGCGCCGAGGATCAACGCCCTGCCGGCTCCGCACCGGGAGCGGCTGATGGCCCTCTCCCGGGAGGTAGCCTTCGAGCCGGGGCACCGGCTGTTCGACGAGCGACAGTCGGCGGACCAGTTCTGGATCATCCGGACGGGCGCCGTCAACCTGGACTCGCGGCTGCCGGGCAGCCCGCGCCCGGCCGTGATCGAGATGCTCGGCCACGGCGAGCTGGTCGGCCTGTCGTGGATGTTCCCCCCTTACGAGTGGGAGCTGGGCGCGGAGGCGATGAGCCTGGTGCGCGCCCACGAGTTCGACGCGGCGGCGGTGCGGGCGCTGTGCGAGGCGGAGACCGCGTTCGGGTACGCCCTGACGCAGTGGGTGGGGCAGGTGCTCTCGCACCGGCTCCAGGCGACGCGCGTACGGTTGCTCGACATGTACGCCCCGCACGGCAGCGGCGTCGTCCTCTGA
- a CDS encoding helix-turn-helix domain-containing protein has translation MPGPEHHRGDIGRRVAARREQLGLTREDVALRAGSAPGYIQYLEEQAAVPGMGFLLRLADALETTVGALSGGDADLPSGVGHAAYHPELVELGSEECWMLLGTHGVGRVAVTTHEGPAILPVNYVVAEGEVAFRTAPESLPGKAAGGEVAFEVDHIDEAFSRGWSVLLVGPARAVTEPGAVGALEQRAFTTPWAGGERDLWVAVAPSRVTGRRILVRHTHRSEGPRGT, from the coding sequence ATGCCCGGACCCGAGCATCACAGGGGCGACATCGGCCGCCGCGTCGCCGCCCGCCGCGAACAGCTGGGGCTGACCCGCGAGGACGTCGCCCTGCGGGCGGGTTCCGCGCCCGGCTACATCCAGTACCTGGAGGAGCAGGCCGCCGTCCCCGGCATGGGCTTCCTGCTGCGGCTCGCCGACGCGCTGGAGACCACCGTCGGCGCCCTCAGCGGAGGCGACGCCGACCTGCCGTCCGGCGTCGGACACGCGGCGTACCACCCGGAGCTGGTCGAGCTCGGCTCCGAGGAGTGCTGGATGCTGCTGGGCACCCATGGCGTGGGCCGCGTCGCCGTCACCACCCACGAGGGCCCCGCCATCCTGCCCGTCAACTACGTCGTCGCCGAGGGCGAGGTCGCGTTCCGCACGGCGCCCGAGTCGCTCCCCGGCAAGGCCGCGGGCGGCGAGGTCGCCTTCGAGGTGGACCACATCGACGAGGCGTTCAGCCGGGGCTGGAGCGTCCTCCTCGTCGGCCCCGCCCGCGCCGTCACCGAACCCGGCGCGGTCGGCGCGCTCGAGCAGCGGGCGTTCACGACGCCCTGGGCAGGCGGCGAACGGGACCTGTGGGTCGCGGTCGCCCCGTCCCGCGTCACCGGCCGCCGCATCCTCGTCCGCCACACGCACCGGTCCGAGGGCCCGCGCGGCACCTGA
- a CDS encoding universal stress protein: MNHDATKGPVIVGVDGSAQARGAALWAAGEAYRRRQALHLVHATGTEGRSTDDSAERARAVGHDLLAETAGTVSGRFPDVTLVRRLSPGDPVRALHDEAGTEGTIVVGHRGLGGFGELLLGSVGLGVASHAQVPVVVVRGERDHAATGTVVACVRDEHDHPWVRHVAREALLRHASLRLLNVWNPLSHVGTALTMLDDIDGIAQRRVHEMHELADALRAEFTRLTVTTEVEGGRSTAGLLVQASREADLVAVGAHRPPLGIGRSVGHTVHALLHHAHCPVEIVPRQVHERPEPREP, encoded by the coding sequence ATGAACCACGACGCCACCAAGGGGCCGGTCATCGTCGGTGTGGACGGCTCCGCCCAGGCCAGGGGCGCCGCCTTGTGGGCCGCGGGCGAGGCGTACCGGCGCAGGCAGGCCCTGCACCTGGTGCACGCCACCGGTACGGAGGGCCGCTCCACCGACGACAGCGCCGAACGGGCCCGCGCCGTCGGCCACGACCTGCTCGCCGAGACGGCCGGCACGGTCTCCGGAAGGTTCCCCGACGTGACCCTCGTGCGCCGCCTCAGCCCCGGCGACCCGGTACGGGCCCTGCACGACGAGGCGGGCACCGAGGGCACCATCGTCGTGGGCCACCGCGGCCTCGGCGGCTTCGGTGAACTGCTCCTCGGCTCCGTCGGCCTGGGCGTCGCCTCCCACGCCCAGGTGCCCGTCGTCGTGGTGCGCGGCGAACGAGACCACGCCGCGACCGGGACCGTAGTCGCCTGCGTACGCGACGAGCACGACCACCCGTGGGTGCGGCACGTCGCCCGCGAGGCCCTGCTGCGCCACGCCTCCCTGCGCCTCCTCAACGTGTGGAACCCGCTCTCCCACGTCGGGACGGCGCTGACCATGCTCGACGACATCGACGGCATCGCCCAGCGGCGGGTCCACGAGATGCACGAGCTCGCCGACGCGCTGCGCGCCGAGTTCACCAGGCTGACCGTCACCACCGAGGTGGAGGGCGGCCGTTCCACCGCGGGCCTCCTCGTCCAGGCGTCCCGTGAGGCGGACCTCGTCGCCGTCGGCGCGCACCGCCCGCCGCTCGGCATCGGCCGGAGCGTCGGGCACACCGTCCACGCGCTGCTGCACCACGCCCACTGCCCGGTCGAGATCGTCCCCCGGCAGGTCCACGAACGGCCCGAGCCCCGCGAGCCGTGA
- a CDS encoding DUF3040 domain-containing protein translates to MAGRNEDRLLAEIERTLAREDPALDARMSALARQLAEGPESPGPAPGAAPHERPARDTPRPVTNGDGDVGRGSDRPRDWRKVLALVAVVVAVVGLVLTAVLSQPSGSGGDTTPVSPAGLSAVAPPRP, encoded by the coding sequence ATGGCAGGGAGGAACGAGGACCGCCTTCTGGCCGAGATCGAGCGGACCCTCGCGCGCGAGGACCCCGCTCTGGACGCCCGCATGTCGGCGCTCGCCCGGCAGCTCGCCGAGGGCCCGGAGAGTCCCGGTCCCGCCCCTGGCGCCGCCCCGCACGAGCGGCCCGCCCGCGACACCCCGCGCCCCGTCACCAACGGGGACGGCGACGTCGGGCGGGGGAGCGACAGGCCCAGGGACTGGCGCAAGGTCCTGGCCCTGGTGGCCGTCGTGGTCGCCGTCGTCGGGCTCGTCCTCACCGCGGTCCTCAGCCAGCCGTCCGGCTCGGGCGGCGACACGACCCCGGTCTCCCCGGCGGGCCTCTCCGCCGTGGCACCCCCACGCCCCTGA
- a CDS encoding DUF2795 domain-containing protein: MADDVTRTEIADHLAAVFANGAVSRSDLLIAAAGARPEVRQVLEQLPDRRYTELRQVWEDLPAIPIGL; the protein is encoded by the coding sequence ATGGCTGACGACGTCACACGCACCGAGATCGCCGACCACCTGGCAGCAGTCTTCGCCAACGGCGCGGTCAGCCGCAGCGATCTGCTGATCGCCGCCGCGGGCGCCCGTCCCGAGGTCCGCCAGGTCCTGGAGCAGCTGCCCGACCGCCGCTACACCGAACTGCGGCAGGTGTGGGAGGACCTGCCCGCCATCCCCATCGGCCTCTGA